From the genome of Phoenix dactylifera cultivar Barhee BC4 unplaced genomic scaffold, palm_55x_up_171113_PBpolish2nd_filt_p 002171F, whole genome shotgun sequence, one region includes:
- the LOC108511706 gene encoding loricrin-like, producing MASKAFFAFGVLLASLLILLVAATAREMTEKTQEKNVEEEGVGDQKNSGGYKGGYSSGGKKGGYPGGGGGYNGGYPGGGGYSGGYPGRGGYSGGYPGRGGGGNSGGDPSRGGGGGNNGGYPGRGGGGNNGGNPGSGGYNGGYPGRGGGGNNGGYPGGGGGGNNGGNPGRGGGGNNGGYPGGGGGNNGGYPGGGGYNGGYPGGGGYNGGYPGGGSGGYNGGYPGSGGGGGGGSNGGYNGGYPGGGRYGGVGYPGGGYPGYGGGNCQWGC from the exons ATGGCTTCCAAGGCTTTCTTTGCGTTTGGTGTTCTCTTGGCCTCTCTGCTGATACTCTTGGTGGCGGCAACAGCTAGGGAGATGACCGAGAAAACTC AAGAGAAGAACGTGGAGGAAGAGGGTGTTGGGGACCAGAAGAACTCTGGCGGATACAAAGGTGGCTACTCATCTGGCGGAAAGAAAGGCGGCTAtcctggtggtggtggtggatacAACGGCGGCTATCCTGGTGGTGGTGGATACAGCGGAGGCTATCCTGGTCGTGGTGGATACAGCGGAGGCTATCCTGGTCGTGGTGGTGGTGGAAATAGCGGCGGCGATCCTAgtcgtggtggtggtggtggaaacAACGGCGGCTATCCTGGTCGTGGTGGTGGTGGAAACAACGGCGGCAATCCTGGTAGTGGTGGATACAACGGCGGCTATCCTGGTCGTGGTGGTGGTGGAAACAACGGCGGCTAtcctggtggtggtggtggtgggaacAACGGCGGCAATCCTGGTCGTGGTGGTGGTGGAAACAACGGCGGCTAtcctggtggtggtggtggaaacAACGGCGGTTATCCTGGTGGTGGTGGATATAACGGCGGCTATCCCGGCGGTGGTGGATACAATGGCGGCTATCCCGGTGGTGGTAGTGGTGGATACAACGGCGGCTATCCTGgcagtggcggcggcggcggcggcggtagtAATGGTGGATACAACGGTGGCTATCCAGGAGGTGGGCGTTATGGTGGCGTTGGATATCCCGGAGGTGGTTATCCAGGATATGGCGGTGGCAATTGCCAGTGGGGTTGCTGA